A single genomic interval of Prunus dulcis chromosome 5, ALMONDv2, whole genome shotgun sequence harbors:
- the LOC117627286 gene encoding octanoyltransferase LIP2p, chloroplastic-like — protein sequence MTLTATHCVASIPTYPICKHQHKPPRSLSQRILSRSNRVSNVKIPQSTSLTFEPRNECECFNLYEQQVPYGQAWAWQKSIVNEKKTLIQRNEDCSDSLFVLQHRPVYTLGTASSEQFLNFDVKDSPFDIYRTERGGEVTYHGPGQIVMYPIMNLRNHKMDLHWYLRSLEEVIIRALSKTFCIKASRLEGLTGVWHGTQKLAAIGIRVLQWITYHGLALNVTTDLTPFHSIVPCGLRDYQVGSVRGLLKEFQSSTDCERARLPDPDDGQLLDITCKSLIKEFSEVFQVRINYETISRLELLERKPVNHLEEETN from the exons ATGACTCTCACGGCAACGCATTGTGTCGCCTCAATCCCAACATACCCAATCTGCAAGCATCAACATAAACCTCCTCGATCTCTCTCCCAGCGGATCTTATCAAGATCAAATAGAGTCTCAAATGTTAAAATTCCGCAGTCGACCTCTTTAACCTTCGAGCCAAGAAACGA GTGTGAGTGCTTCAATCTGTACGAGCAGCAGGTTCCATATGGTCAGGCGTGGGCTTGGCAGAAGAGCATAGTTAACGAGAAAAAAACTTTGATTCAGAGGAATGAGGATTGCTCGGACTCGCTGTTTGTTCTTCAGCATCGTCCTGTGTATACCTTGGGGACTGCTAGTTCAGAGCAGTTCCTTAATTTTGACGTCAAGGACTCACCTTTCGACATTTATCGAACCGAACGTGGCGGCGAGGTTACATATCATGGTCCTGGTCAG aTAGTTATGTACCCCATTATGAATCTCCGAAATCACAAGATGGATCTTCATTGGTACCTCAGGTCACTTGAGGAGGTGATCATCCGTGCGCTTTCAAAGACATTTTGTATCAAGGCATCACGGCTTGAGGGCCTCACTGGTGTTTGGCATG GAACCCAGAAACTGGCAGCCATCGGAATACGAGTATTACAGTGGATAACGTATCATGGCTTAGCGTTGAATGTCACCACTGACTTAACCCCTTTTCATTCGATAGTGCCCTGCGGGTTACGAGACTATCAGGTTGGAAGTGTTAGAGGCTTGCTGAAGGAATTTCAGTCATCCACTGACTGCGAAAGAGCACGTCTACCTGATCCTGATGATGGCCAGCTACTTGATATTACTTGTAAATCTTTGATCAAAGAGTTTTCAGAAGTTTTCCAGGTTAGAATCAATTATGAAACCATCTCAAGGTTGGAGTTATTAGAAAGGAAACCTGTAAACCATTTGGAAGAGGAAACTAATTAA
- the LOC117628483 gene encoding uncharacterized protein LOC117628483 isoform X1, protein MLTFQTTLRNIKDRRNANKQALRHLAKTPFWNLISAYREGYLTNTNCKKSNYDILRLINTYNPETKKFNFRAGNEYAITSQDVADIFGLPNHGKQLPNTTTSTRPKLDFVNKYFMGVETLTKTEIDRFLDKALEDETPQGPMDVTRFIILELFISNLFCNSGCTLAWTCVTTINTVKDMKQYNWAKGVLDYMHFGLDQAIKNKKDKKKQPSVSGCLVLILYWLCQRGNLISPIVGREDMTPAAARWSLPELNVMLTHLKNEHIKITIAENEDDNEEKESDTEHNDGGDDEDNEENQDENEQENQDQLLKQLHKRYKQAVQNQESKLTLNDWCKGKKQNTGKGENDIAQRQLFTSGETVKNDAEQTTSQIHEQKQEKMNEHNMDEDIATNQNEQVQEKHQQQLESQPDSQEKMYQNIFVEMVGSIPEYYKDEMKPTHDRIHELKEAVDYWIDKAEDLKYKMQVAIQSCMEKNAFIEKVCSEKEAAQERTKKLKKKLEQQEEQNKKLQAQLEEEKLKRRHLQNNYELLERDKMSCIETMKQNDFDIASLALWGL, encoded by the exons ATGCTCACTTTTCAGACCACATTGCGCAACATAAAGGACAGACGTAATGCAAACAAACAGGCCCTCAGACACCTAGCCAAGACACCATTTTGGAACCTAATCAGTGCTTACAGAGAGGGCTACCTAACAAACACAAATTGCAAAAAGTCTAACTATGACATTCTTAGACTAATCAATACCTACAACCCTGAgaccaaaaaattcaactttaGAGCTGGCAATGAGTACGCAATTACAAGCCAAGATGTGGCTGACATCTTTGGGTTGCCGAACCATGGCAAGCAGCTGCCAAACACAACAACATCAACTAGACCGAAACTGGATTTTGTGAACAAATACTTCATGGGAGTCGAAACGCTCACCAAGACTGAAATTGATAGGTTTCTGGACAAAGCACTGGAGGATGAGACACCTCAGGGGCCAATGGACGTCACAAGGTTCATAATTCTAGAGTTATTCATCAGCAACTTATTCTGTAACTCAGGATGTACACTAGCTTGGACATGTGTGACAACAATAAATACCGTGAAAGATATGAAGCAATATAACTGGGCAAAGGGTGTGCTGGACTACATGCACTTTGGTTTGGACCAAGCAATCAAGAACAAGAAAGACAAGAAAAAACAGCCAAGTGTCAGTGGATGCCTTGTTCTAATACTG TATTGGTTGTGTCAAAGAGGTAACTTGATAAGTCCTATTGTTGGAAGAGAAGACATGACTCCGGCAGCTGCGAGATGGAGCCTTCCAGAGCTGAACGTGATGCTAACTCATTTGAAAAATGAGCACATTAAG ATAACCATTGCTGAAAATGAAGACgacaatgaagaaaaagagagcgACACTGAGCATAATGATGGtggagatgatgaagataatgAAGAGAATCAAGATGAGAATGAACAAGAGAATCAAGACCAATTGCTTAAACAACTGCATAAAAGGTATAAACAAGCGGTTCAAAATCAAGAATCCAAATTAACTTTGAATGATTGG TGCAAGGGTAAAAAACAGAATACTGGCAAAGGGGAAAATGATATTGCTCAGCGACAACTGTTTACCAGTGGTGAAACTGTGAAAAATGATGCAGAGCAAACCACATCTCAAATCCATGAGCAAAAG CAGGAAAAAATGAATGAACACAACATGGATGAAGACATTGCAACTAACCAAAATGAACAAGTG CAAGAGAAGCATCAGCAACAACTTGAATCCCAACCCGACAGCCAAGAAAAGATGtatcaaaatatttttgtggagatggtGGGGTCAATACCAGAGTACTACAAGGATGAAATGAAGCCTACCCATGATCGCATCCATGAGCTCAAAGAAGCAGTTGATTATTGGATAGACAAAGCAGAAGATCTCAAGTATAAGATGCAGGTTGCAATTCAATCGTGCATGGAAAAAAAtgcttttattgaaaaagtCTGTAGTGAAAAGGAAGCTGCACaggaaagaacaaagaaactaaagaagaagcttgaacaacaagaagaacaaaacaaaaagctaCAAGCACAACTAGaggaagagaaattgaagaggAGGCACCTGCAGAATAACTATGAACTGCTTGAAAGAGATAAAATGTCATGCATTGAGACCATGAAACAAAATGACTTTGATATTGCATCTTTGGCACTATGGGGTTTATAA
- the LOC117628483 gene encoding uncharacterized protein LOC117628483 isoform X4 has product MLTFQTTLRNIKDRRNANKQALRHLAKTPFWNLISAYREGYLTNTNCKKSNYDILRLINTYNPETKKFNFRAGNEYAITSQDVADIFGLPNHGKQLPNTTTSTRPKLDFVNKYFMGVETLTKTEIDRFLDKALEDETPQGPMDVTRFIILELFISNLFCNSGCTLAWTCVTTINTVKDMKQYNWAKGVLDYMHFGLDQAIKNKKDKKKQPSVSGCLVLILYWLCQRGNLISPIVGREDMTPAAARWSLPELNVMLTHLKNEHIKCKGKKQNTGKGENDIAQRQLFTSGETVKNDAEQTTSQIHEQKQEKMNEHNMDEDIATNQNEQVQEKHQQQLESQPDSQEKMYQNIFVEMVGSIPEYYKDEMKPTHDRIHELKEAVDYWIDKAEDLKYKMQVAIQSCMEKNAFIEKVCSEKEAAQERTKKLKKKLEQQEEQNKKLQAQLEEEKLKRRHLQNNYELLERDKMSCIETMKQNDFDIASLALWGL; this is encoded by the exons ATGCTCACTTTTCAGACCACATTGCGCAACATAAAGGACAGACGTAATGCAAACAAACAGGCCCTCAGACACCTAGCCAAGACACCATTTTGGAACCTAATCAGTGCTTACAGAGAGGGCTACCTAACAAACACAAATTGCAAAAAGTCTAACTATGACATTCTTAGACTAATCAATACCTACAACCCTGAgaccaaaaaattcaactttaGAGCTGGCAATGAGTACGCAATTACAAGCCAAGATGTGGCTGACATCTTTGGGTTGCCGAACCATGGCAAGCAGCTGCCAAACACAACAACATCAACTAGACCGAAACTGGATTTTGTGAACAAATACTTCATGGGAGTCGAAACGCTCACCAAGACTGAAATTGATAGGTTTCTGGACAAAGCACTGGAGGATGAGACACCTCAGGGGCCAATGGACGTCACAAGGTTCATAATTCTAGAGTTATTCATCAGCAACTTATTCTGTAACTCAGGATGTACACTAGCTTGGACATGTGTGACAACAATAAATACCGTGAAAGATATGAAGCAATATAACTGGGCAAAGGGTGTGCTGGACTACATGCACTTTGGTTTGGACCAAGCAATCAAGAACAAGAAAGACAAGAAAAAACAGCCAAGTGTCAGTGGATGCCTTGTTCTAATACTG TATTGGTTGTGTCAAAGAGGTAACTTGATAAGTCCTATTGTTGGAAGAGAAGACATGACTCCGGCAGCTGCGAGATGGAGCCTTCCAGAGCTGAACGTGATGCTAACTCATTTGAAAAATGAGCACATTAAG TGCAAGGGTAAAAAACAGAATACTGGCAAAGGGGAAAATGATATTGCTCAGCGACAACTGTTTACCAGTGGTGAAACTGTGAAAAATGATGCAGAGCAAACCACATCTCAAATCCATGAGCAAAAG CAGGAAAAAATGAATGAACACAACATGGATGAAGACATTGCAACTAACCAAAATGAACAAGTG CAAGAGAAGCATCAGCAACAACTTGAATCCCAACCCGACAGCCAAGAAAAGATGtatcaaaatatttttgtggagatggtGGGGTCAATACCAGAGTACTACAAGGATGAAATGAAGCCTACCCATGATCGCATCCATGAGCTCAAAGAAGCAGTTGATTATTGGATAGACAAAGCAGAAGATCTCAAGTATAAGATGCAGGTTGCAATTCAATCGTGCATGGAAAAAAAtgcttttattgaaaaagtCTGTAGTGAAAAGGAAGCTGCACaggaaagaacaaagaaactaaagaagaagcttgaacaacaagaagaacaaaacaaaaagctaCAAGCACAACTAGaggaagagaaattgaagaggAGGCACCTGCAGAATAACTATGAACTGCTTGAAAGAGATAAAATGTCATGCATTGAGACCATGAAACAAAATGACTTTGATATTGCATCTTTGGCACTATGGGGTTTATAA
- the LOC117628483 gene encoding uncharacterized protein LOC117628483 isoform X3, whose protein sequence is MLTFQTTLRNIKDRRNANKQALRHLAKTPFWNLISAYREGYLTNTNCKKSNYDILRLINTYNPETKKFNFRAGNEYAITSQDVADIFGLPNHGKQLPNTTTSTRPKLDFVNKYFMGVETLTKTEIDRFLDKALEDETPQGPMDVTRFIILELFISNLFCNSGCTLAWTCVTTINTVKDMKQYNWAKGVLDYMHFGLDQAIKNKKDKKKQPSVSGCLVLILYWLCQRGNLISPIVGREDMTPAAARWSLPELNVMLTHLKNEHIKITIAENEDDNEEKESDTEHNDGGDDEDNEENQDENEQENQDQLLKQLHKRYKQAVQNQESKLTLNDWCKGKKQNTGKGENDIAQRQLFTSGETVKNDAEQTTSQIHEQKQEKHQQQLESQPDSQEKMYQNIFVEMVGSIPEYYKDEMKPTHDRIHELKEAVDYWIDKAEDLKYKMQVAIQSCMEKNAFIEKVCSEKEAAQERTKKLKKKLEQQEEQNKKLQAQLEEEKLKRRHLQNNYELLERDKMSCIETMKQNDFDIASLALWGL, encoded by the exons ATGCTCACTTTTCAGACCACATTGCGCAACATAAAGGACAGACGTAATGCAAACAAACAGGCCCTCAGACACCTAGCCAAGACACCATTTTGGAACCTAATCAGTGCTTACAGAGAGGGCTACCTAACAAACACAAATTGCAAAAAGTCTAACTATGACATTCTTAGACTAATCAATACCTACAACCCTGAgaccaaaaaattcaactttaGAGCTGGCAATGAGTACGCAATTACAAGCCAAGATGTGGCTGACATCTTTGGGTTGCCGAACCATGGCAAGCAGCTGCCAAACACAACAACATCAACTAGACCGAAACTGGATTTTGTGAACAAATACTTCATGGGAGTCGAAACGCTCACCAAGACTGAAATTGATAGGTTTCTGGACAAAGCACTGGAGGATGAGACACCTCAGGGGCCAATGGACGTCACAAGGTTCATAATTCTAGAGTTATTCATCAGCAACTTATTCTGTAACTCAGGATGTACACTAGCTTGGACATGTGTGACAACAATAAATACCGTGAAAGATATGAAGCAATATAACTGGGCAAAGGGTGTGCTGGACTACATGCACTTTGGTTTGGACCAAGCAATCAAGAACAAGAAAGACAAGAAAAAACAGCCAAGTGTCAGTGGATGCCTTGTTCTAATACTG TATTGGTTGTGTCAAAGAGGTAACTTGATAAGTCCTATTGTTGGAAGAGAAGACATGACTCCGGCAGCTGCGAGATGGAGCCTTCCAGAGCTGAACGTGATGCTAACTCATTTGAAAAATGAGCACATTAAG ATAACCATTGCTGAAAATGAAGACgacaatgaagaaaaagagagcgACACTGAGCATAATGATGGtggagatgatgaagataatgAAGAGAATCAAGATGAGAATGAACAAGAGAATCAAGACCAATTGCTTAAACAACTGCATAAAAGGTATAAACAAGCGGTTCAAAATCAAGAATCCAAATTAACTTTGAATGATTGG TGCAAGGGTAAAAAACAGAATACTGGCAAAGGGGAAAATGATATTGCTCAGCGACAACTGTTTACCAGTGGTGAAACTGTGAAAAATGATGCAGAGCAAACCACATCTCAAATCCATGAGCAAAAG CAAGAGAAGCATCAGCAACAACTTGAATCCCAACCCGACAGCCAAGAAAAGATGtatcaaaatatttttgtggagatggtGGGGTCAATACCAGAGTACTACAAGGATGAAATGAAGCCTACCCATGATCGCATCCATGAGCTCAAAGAAGCAGTTGATTATTGGATAGACAAAGCAGAAGATCTCAAGTATAAGATGCAGGTTGCAATTCAATCGTGCATGGAAAAAAAtgcttttattgaaaaagtCTGTAGTGAAAAGGAAGCTGCACaggaaagaacaaagaaactaaagaagaagcttgaacaacaagaagaacaaaacaaaaagctaCAAGCACAACTAGaggaagagaaattgaagaggAGGCACCTGCAGAATAACTATGAACTGCTTGAAAGAGATAAAATGTCATGCATTGAGACCATGAAACAAAATGACTTTGATATTGCATCTTTGGCACTATGGGGTTTATAA
- the LOC117628483 gene encoding uncharacterized protein LOC117628483 isoform X2 translates to MLTFQTTLRNIKDRRNANKQALRHLAKTPFWNLISAYREGYLTNTNCKKSNYDILRLINTYNPETKKFNFRAGNEYAITSQDVADIFGLPNHGKQLPNTTTSTRPKLDFVNKYFMGVETLTKTEIDRFLDKALEDETPQGPMDVTRFIILELFISNLFCNSGCTLAWTCVTTINTVKDMKQYNWAKGVLDYMHFGLDQAIKNKKDKKKQPSVSGCLVLILYWLCQRGNLISPIVGREDMTPAAARWSLPELNVMLTHLKNEHIKITIAENEDDNEEKESDTEHNDGGDDEDNEENQDENEQENQDQLLKQLHKRYKQAVQNQESKLTLNDWCKGKKQNTGKGENDIAQRQLFTSGETVKNDAEQTTSQIHEQKEKMNEHNMDEDIATNQNEQVQEKHQQQLESQPDSQEKMYQNIFVEMVGSIPEYYKDEMKPTHDRIHELKEAVDYWIDKAEDLKYKMQVAIQSCMEKNAFIEKVCSEKEAAQERTKKLKKKLEQQEEQNKKLQAQLEEEKLKRRHLQNNYELLERDKMSCIETMKQNDFDIASLALWGL, encoded by the exons ATGCTCACTTTTCAGACCACATTGCGCAACATAAAGGACAGACGTAATGCAAACAAACAGGCCCTCAGACACCTAGCCAAGACACCATTTTGGAACCTAATCAGTGCTTACAGAGAGGGCTACCTAACAAACACAAATTGCAAAAAGTCTAACTATGACATTCTTAGACTAATCAATACCTACAACCCTGAgaccaaaaaattcaactttaGAGCTGGCAATGAGTACGCAATTACAAGCCAAGATGTGGCTGACATCTTTGGGTTGCCGAACCATGGCAAGCAGCTGCCAAACACAACAACATCAACTAGACCGAAACTGGATTTTGTGAACAAATACTTCATGGGAGTCGAAACGCTCACCAAGACTGAAATTGATAGGTTTCTGGACAAAGCACTGGAGGATGAGACACCTCAGGGGCCAATGGACGTCACAAGGTTCATAATTCTAGAGTTATTCATCAGCAACTTATTCTGTAACTCAGGATGTACACTAGCTTGGACATGTGTGACAACAATAAATACCGTGAAAGATATGAAGCAATATAACTGGGCAAAGGGTGTGCTGGACTACATGCACTTTGGTTTGGACCAAGCAATCAAGAACAAGAAAGACAAGAAAAAACAGCCAAGTGTCAGTGGATGCCTTGTTCTAATACTG TATTGGTTGTGTCAAAGAGGTAACTTGATAAGTCCTATTGTTGGAAGAGAAGACATGACTCCGGCAGCTGCGAGATGGAGCCTTCCAGAGCTGAACGTGATGCTAACTCATTTGAAAAATGAGCACATTAAG ATAACCATTGCTGAAAATGAAGACgacaatgaagaaaaagagagcgACACTGAGCATAATGATGGtggagatgatgaagataatgAAGAGAATCAAGATGAGAATGAACAAGAGAATCAAGACCAATTGCTTAAACAACTGCATAAAAGGTATAAACAAGCGGTTCAAAATCAAGAATCCAAATTAACTTTGAATGATTGG TGCAAGGGTAAAAAACAGAATACTGGCAAAGGGGAAAATGATATTGCTCAGCGACAACTGTTTACCAGTGGTGAAACTGTGAAAAATGATGCAGAGCAAACCACATCTCAAATCCATGAGCAAAAG GAAAAAATGAATGAACACAACATGGATGAAGACATTGCAACTAACCAAAATGAACAAGTG CAAGAGAAGCATCAGCAACAACTTGAATCCCAACCCGACAGCCAAGAAAAGATGtatcaaaatatttttgtggagatggtGGGGTCAATACCAGAGTACTACAAGGATGAAATGAAGCCTACCCATGATCGCATCCATGAGCTCAAAGAAGCAGTTGATTATTGGATAGACAAAGCAGAAGATCTCAAGTATAAGATGCAGGTTGCAATTCAATCGTGCATGGAAAAAAAtgcttttattgaaaaagtCTGTAGTGAAAAGGAAGCTGCACaggaaagaacaaagaaactaaagaagaagcttgaacaacaagaagaacaaaacaaaaagctaCAAGCACAACTAGaggaagagaaattgaagaggAGGCACCTGCAGAATAACTATGAACTGCTTGAAAGAGATAAAATGTCATGCATTGAGACCATGAAACAAAATGACTTTGATATTGCATCTTTGGCACTATGGGGTTTATAA
- the LOC117628483 gene encoding uncharacterized protein DDB_G0290301-like isoform X5 — protein MDVTRFIILELFISNLFCNSGCTLAWTCVTTINTVKDMKQYNWAKGVLDYMHFGLDQAIKNKKDKKKQPSVSGCLVLILYWLCQRGNLISPIVGREDMTPAAARWSLPELNVMLTHLKNEHIKITIAENEDDNEEKESDTEHNDGGDDEDNEENQDENEQENQDQLLKQLHKRYKQAVQNQESKLTLNDWCKGKKQNTGKGENDIAQRQLFTSGETVKNDAEQTTSQIHEQKQEKMNEHNMDEDIATNQNEQVQEKHQQQLESQPDSQEKMYQNIFVEMVGSIPEYYKDEMKPTHDRIHELKEAVDYWIDKAEDLKYKMQVAIQSCMEKNAFIEKVCSEKEAAQERTKKLKKKLEQQEEQNKKLQAQLEEEKLKRRHLQNNYELLERDKMSCIETMKQNDFDIASLALWGL, from the exons ATGGACGTCACAAGGTTCATAATTCTAGAGTTATTCATCAGCAACTTATTCTGTAACTCAGGATGTACACTAGCTTGGACATGTGTGACAACAATAAATACCGTGAAAGATATGAAGCAATATAACTGGGCAAAGGGTGTGCTGGACTACATGCACTTTGGTTTGGACCAAGCAATCAAGAACAAGAAAGACAAGAAAAAACAGCCAAGTGTCAGTGGATGCCTTGTTCTAATACTG TATTGGTTGTGTCAAAGAGGTAACTTGATAAGTCCTATTGTTGGAAGAGAAGACATGACTCCGGCAGCTGCGAGATGGAGCCTTCCAGAGCTGAACGTGATGCTAACTCATTTGAAAAATGAGCACATTAAG ATAACCATTGCTGAAAATGAAGACgacaatgaagaaaaagagagcgACACTGAGCATAATGATGGtggagatgatgaagataatgAAGAGAATCAAGATGAGAATGAACAAGAGAATCAAGACCAATTGCTTAAACAACTGCATAAAAGGTATAAACAAGCGGTTCAAAATCAAGAATCCAAATTAACTTTGAATGATTGG TGCAAGGGTAAAAAACAGAATACTGGCAAAGGGGAAAATGATATTGCTCAGCGACAACTGTTTACCAGTGGTGAAACTGTGAAAAATGATGCAGAGCAAACCACATCTCAAATCCATGAGCAAAAG CAGGAAAAAATGAATGAACACAACATGGATGAAGACATTGCAACTAACCAAAATGAACAAGTG CAAGAGAAGCATCAGCAACAACTTGAATCCCAACCCGACAGCCAAGAAAAGATGtatcaaaatatttttgtggagatggtGGGGTCAATACCAGAGTACTACAAGGATGAAATGAAGCCTACCCATGATCGCATCCATGAGCTCAAAGAAGCAGTTGATTATTGGATAGACAAAGCAGAAGATCTCAAGTATAAGATGCAGGTTGCAATTCAATCGTGCATGGAAAAAAAtgcttttattgaaaaagtCTGTAGTGAAAAGGAAGCTGCACaggaaagaacaaagaaactaaagaagaagcttgaacaacaagaagaacaaaacaaaaagctaCAAGCACAACTAGaggaagagaaattgaagaggAGGCACCTGCAGAATAACTATGAACTGCTTGAAAGAGATAAAATGTCATGCATTGAGACCATGAAACAAAATGACTTTGATATTGCATCTTTGGCACTATGGGGTTTATAA
- the LOC117628432 gene encoding abscisic acid 8'-hydroxylase CYP707A2-like, with amino-acid sequence MEISSILYSMLCMLAFVVFFLFLIHSLIAKLFFTPSSPKLPLPPGSLGWPYVGETFQLYSQNPNVFFASKQKRFGSIFKTHILGCPCVMISSPEAAKFVLVTRSHLFKPTFPASKERMLGKQAIFFHQGDYHAKLRKLVLRAFMPEAIRSIVPDIESIAKASLQSWEGRLVNTFQEMKTFTFNVALLSILGKDEILYREDLKRCYYILEKGYNSMPINLPGTLFHKSMKARKELAQILAKIISTRRQRKQVEDHKDLLGSFMGDKEGLTDQQIADNVIGVIFAARDTTASVLTWIVKYLGENPSVLQAVTEEQEAIMRTKEEEEGDDEGNQKALSWADTKKMPMTSRVIQETLRVASILSFTFREAVEDVEYEGYLIPKGWKVLPLFRNIHHSPEIFPEPEKFDPSRFEVAPKPNTYMPFGSGTHSCPGNELAKLEILVFLHHLTTKYRWSMVGAQNGIQYGPFALPQNGLPIRLSPKT; translated from the exons ATGGAAATCAGCAGTATTTTATACTCCATGCTTTGCATGcttgcttttgttgttttcttcctctttctcaTCCATTCCCTCATCGCCAAGCTCTTCTTCACTCCCAGTAGCCCCAAACTCCCACTTCCACCTGGTTCCTTAGGTTGGCCCTATGTTGGAGAGACCTTCCAACTCTACTCTCAAAACCCAAATGTCTTCTTTGCCTCAAAACAAAAGAG gTTTGGCTCTATCTTCAAAACCCACATCTTGGGTTGTCCCTGTGTCATGATTTCAAGCCCAGAAGCTGCAAAATTTGTGCTTGTAACTCGATCCCATCTGTTCAAGCCAACCTTCCCAGCAAGCAAAGAGAGGATGTTGGGGAAACAAGCCATCTTTTTTCACCAAGGAGATTACCATGCCAAATTGAGGAAGCTTGTCCTCCGTGCCTTCATGCCTGAAGCCATCAGGAGCATAGTCCCTGACATTGAATCCATAGCCAAAGCCTCTCTTCAGTCCTGGGAAGGCCGCTTGGTCAACACCTTCCAAGAAATGAAAACG TTCACATTCAATGTTGCACTCCTTTCTATTTTGGGAAAGGATGAAATTCTGTACAGAGAGGATCTAAAGAGGTGCTACTACATTCTTGAGAAGGGTTACAATTCAATGCCAATTAATCTTCCAGGCACACTCTTTCACAAATCAATGAAAGCCAGGAAGGAGCTTGCTCAGATCTTGGCTAAAATTATCTCCACAAGGAGGCAGAGGAAGCAGGTGGAGGACCATAAGGACCTTCTTGGATCATTTATGGGTGACAAAGAAGGCCTCACAGACCAACAGATTGCTGACAACGTCATCGGTGTCATTTTCGCTGCTCGTGATACAACGGCCAGCGTTTTGACTTGGATTGTCAAGTACCTTGGCGAAAACCCAAGTGTTCTTCAAGCTGTCACT GAAGAGCAAGAGGCCATAATGAggacaaaagaagaagaggagggtGATGATGAAGGGAACCAGAAGGCTCTGAGTTGGGCAGATACCAAGAAGATGCCAATGACTTCAAGGGTTATTCAGGAGACACTTAGAGTTGCTTCCATCTTATCTTTTACTTTCAGGGAAGCTGTGGAAGATGTTGAATATGAAG gtTATCTTATACCAAAAGGGTGGAAAGTTTTACCACTTTTCAGAAACATTCACCACAGCCCAGAAATCTTTCCTGAACCTGAGAAGTTTGATCCCTCAAGATTTGAG GTTGCTCCAAAGCCCAACACATATATGCCATTTGGCAGCGGGACCCACTCATGTCCTGGGAATGAATTAGCCAAGCTGGAGATTTTGGTCTTTTTACACCATCTAACAACAAAGTACAG GTGGTCTATGGTTGGTGCACAAAATGGCATCCAGTATGGCCCCTTTGCTCTTCCCCAAAATGGTCTGCCCATCAGATTATCTCCTAAAACATAA